CTCTCCCGAGTAGACGAGCAAGAAGAGAAGGGACAGAATGGCTGAATGACGTAAAACGCGAGAAAAAATGGACGATATCAACAAGGAAACACCCCCGGATTTTTGGAAATGAACCCCCCGACTCGCGCCGGAACGGATGAGTGAAATACCGGCTTTAGGGGGACTGGACATCGGCTTCTCCTGATTATACCACTTTTAATGGTTCGTTTCCGCCCCCGAACGCCCCGGCCGGAACTCATGGGTGCGGTGCTCCCGGTTGTTGGAAAAGGAGACGGGGTGATCCTGTTCTATTCAGTGCGGTTTCTTGCTAGGCAGGGGGATCGTCGGGCAGGAGAACTCGTTGGTCGACCGCGGGCGCGCAAGGAGATAGGTGATGGGTCCGGAGGTACCCGAGAGCAACGAGTGCGAGGGCAGCGGGGATGAGGTGCCAGAGCCGGATGAGCGGTAGTGCATGACGTTCCATCGCCCAGAAGAGGAGTCCCAAGCCGAGGATGATCAGGCCGGACAGGGGACTCGCCCACTTGCGCCGGGTGGGCGCAGCGTTCATCAACCCGACGCAGCCGACGGCGGCGATCATGAGTAAATAGAAATCGATGGAGTAACGATAACGGCTGTGGGCGTTATAGAGGACCGACACGGCGCACTGAGACAGGATGAGCAGGTACAACACGGAGGACTTACGGAAACAGCGGATGGAGGCTCCCAGCCCGATCAGGAAGAAGGGAAACAGCAGGCGGAAAGGAACCTGATAGATGTCCCGCTGCAAAGGCCACCAGTAGGCGAGGATCTTATTTTTCAGAGCAACCGGGAACCGGTTTGGGTTTGCGATCAGCGCATCCAAAGCGTCACGGTAGAACCACCGGTCCATCTCCAACTCGGAGAGTCCGTCCGGGTTCTCTTTCATAATCTCCCATGCGGCGGGGATTCCCTTTGCGGCACCGGCAGCGTGATTCCCCCCCCAGAAATTAAGTCCGCCAGATGTTACGAAAGGAACGAACGATCCGTGAACGATGTAGTTACGAGTCCACCACGGAAGCATGATCAGGATCCAGCCTCCCAGAATCCATGCCGCCGGGATCAGCGCCCTTCTGTCGTTTTTAGCTCGGAGGACGACGATCCATCCCACGACCAACGGCAGGGCCAGCACGGCCGCGGGACGGCACAGGACCGCAAGTCCATAAAATATCCCGCCCATAAAGGCACGCCGTGAGACGCCCTTCCAACCATGCTTCAACGCCGCCGTGATCACGAAATAGTTCGCCAGTAGGAAAAGAAAGCAGAAGAGCGATTCGGTGTAGAGCTGACTCTCCCAATACATCGACACCCAATACGCTGTCCCCAATGCGCCCGCCCATCTGGCTACGGCTTCGTTGAAGAGCGACTTCGCCGCGGCGAACAAGATCACGATGGACAACACACCGAATAAATGTTGAGCGATCACTACGGCTGATGGATGATCACCGAATATTTTGAAGATGACTCCCGCGAAAAACGGGTACAGCGGAGGGCGAAACGAAGCGAGAACCAGATCCGGCGCGCCGTTGTCTACATACACCAGCCCTTTCCCATGAGCGAAATTCAGTGCCAACGCGTAGTAGGAATGGCTGTCGGCGCCCTGTAGTGGAAGTACCCCCCCCCCCCCAAGAAAAACGCCGCTCTGGCGAAGATCGCGAGGAGAATCAGAGACGCCAAGAAACGAGCATCGGATTTTTGCATGGGTGACATGTTTCGTCTTGGTGACGCCTATATACTCGCAAGCTCGACAAGGAGAGGGAAATCGAAGCTGTAGCTTTCCCTCGAATTGACCATCACATCAAGCTTACCAAAGACGGATGTTATGAACAACCCAATCCCGTGAACCGTTCAACCATTGATGGGATTCGTGTCCGAATCGATCCGGCTCCGGGCGGCTCGTCCCCGTTCACCGTACCGGGCTTCTCCGCCGGTGTTCAGTGATCCTTTCCCATGCCCCGGAACGGTGGAAATCGCTCCGCTATTTTTCCCGAAGCCTGTTTTGAATCATGTTGTCCAGGCTCTCGAGGAAACGGGATCGGTCTTTCTTGCAGAGGACCGGGGGGCCTCCCGTGACGGCGCCGATTTCCCGAAGGTGGGAGAGGAGTTCCCGGCTCGCGAGGGCTTCGCCTATGGAGTCCTCCGTGAACGGGTGTCCCCGTATGCCGAGAACTCCCGCCCCCTTCTTGATGCACCGCGCCGCGAGCGGGATATCGCCCGTGATGACGATGTCCGTATCGGTGACGTGCTCGGCGATCCAATCATCCGCCGCATCCAAACCATCGTCGACGAGGACCAGTTCGATCGAATCGCCTCCCGGAAAGCGCATCCGGGAGTTCGCCACCAGGACCACTTTGAGGCCGTAGCGCTTCGCCACCCGGTACGTTTCCTGTTTCATGGGGCAGCCGTCGGCGTCGATGTAGATGTCCGGCATAGGGATCCCTCGCGCGGATCGGAATGGAACGCGGATCGTGGAGCCATCCCCCTCGGCGCCGTAGAGAGCATCGCGTTCGGGGAGCCGCCGGATCAAGGAGAATCCGCGCTCGGGCCCCGCCGTCCGATCCCTGGCGGTTCGAGGCGCGGAATCCCCTCGGGCGGCGCGTCCGTCATTCAGGCGCCCGCCGTCCCCATCCGTTTTAAGGCTTTTTTCCGTTCGTTTTCGCTCAGAATGGATTTGCGAAGCCGGATGTGATGGGGGGTCACCTCGACGTACTCGTCGGGGCTGAGATACTCGAGGGATTCTTCGAGGCTCATCTTCACCGCCGGGGCGATCCGCATCTTCCGGTCCGCTCCGGCCGCGCGGAGGTTCGTCAGCTGCTTGGCCTTCTGGGCGTTGACGACGAGATCTCCCTCCTTGGCGCGCTCCCCGATGATCTGCCCCGCGTAGAGTCGGTCGCCCGGTTCGACGAAAAAGCGGCCGCGGTCCTGCAGGGCGTCCAGAGCGAAAGCCACCGCCGTTCCCTCGGCCATGCTGATGATGCTGCCGTTCACCCTCTGCGGCAGCCCTCCCTTGAAGAACTCGTACTGGAAAAACCGGTGGTGCATGTCGATCTCGCCGCCCGTGACCCGCATCATTTTGCTCCGAAAGCCGATGAGACCGCGGCTGGGGATCCGGAACTCCAGGCGGCAGTGGGTCTCTCCCTGCTCCATCTTCACGAGTTCGCCCTTGCGCGAGGCGGCGTATTCGATGATCGCGCCCGCGTGCTCGTTCGGCACGCCCACGGCCAGTGTTTCCACCGGCTCCGCCTTGCGACCGCCGATCTCCTTGTAAATGACGCGCGGCTGGCCGACCAGGAACTCGAAACCCTGGCGGCGCATGTTCTCCATGAGAATCGACAGGTGCAGGATGCCGCGGCCGCTGACCTTGAACGTGTCGGGGCTCGTCGTGTCCTCCACGCGCAGGGCCACGTCCCGATCCTGCTCGCGAAGGAGGCGTTCGCGCAGTTGGCGGCTGGTGACGAACCGGCCGTCCTGCCCGAAGAAGGGGCTGTTGTTGACCATGAAATTCATCGTCAGGGTGGGCTCGTCCACGGCGATCAGGGGGAGGGGCTCGGGGTGCTCCCGATCGGCCAGTGTGTCGCCGATGTCCACCCCCTCCAAGCCGACGACGGCGCAGATATCCCCGCAGACGACCTCGTCGACGTCCCGCCTGCCGAGGTTGTCGAACAGGAAGAGCTGTTTCACGATGTCGTTGACGCAGCTGCCGTCCCTCTTGATCAGGACGACCCGATCGTCCGCGCGGAGGGTGCCCCGCAGAACGCGGCCGATGCCGATCCGCCCCACGTAGTCGTTGTGGTCCACCGCGGCGATGAGCATCTGCACCGGCCCTTCCTGGACGCGGGGAGGTGGAACGTGTTCGACGATCATGTCCAGAAGCGGGCCCAAGTCCCGCCGTTCTTCATTCAGTTCGCCCACCGCCCAGCCGTCGCGGCCGGCGGCGTACACACCCCGGAAATCGAGCTGCTCGTCGGTGGCCTCCAGTTCGATGAAGAGATTGAAGATCTCGTCCAAGACCTCATGGGGGCGCGACTGGGGACGATCCACCTTGTTGATGACGACCACCGGTTTCAGGTTGAGTTGCAGGGCTTTCTGTAGGACGAAACGCGTTTGCGGCATGGGACCTTCGAAGGCGTCCACCAAAAGCAGGACCCCGTCGGCCATTTTGAGAACGCGCTCCACCTCGCCCCCGAAATCGGCGTGCCCCGGGGTGTCGATCAGATTGATACGCACCCCTTTATGGATGATCGAGAAATTCTTGGCGGTGATGGTGATCCCCCGCTCCCGCTCCAGATCGCCGGAGTCCAGAAAACGTTCCCGAACCTCCTGTCCGGTGCGGAACACGTGGCACTGCCGGAGGATCTGGTCCACCAGGGTCGTCTTCCCATGATCCACATGGGCGATGATCGCCACGTTCCGAATCTCCATGAATCCCTTCTCCTGCGAAAACCGATTCCGAAAGACGAGCGAGTATAGCAGTAAGGAACGGGCGACACCGCGACGAAAAGCCGAGACGTTTCCGGCGCCGCGTTTCTCCGCGGGCCGCACGGTTGCCGGGCGCCCTCCCCCCGTGGAACATAATCCGGTCCCGGGGGGGATGCCGGCCTCCCTCCGCTTTCCCCCATTCGTCTTCTGGAGATGGAGAGGGGGGGGTGGTACATTTCGGGTGCGGGGGCGATCCGGACTTCGTTCCGGCGGAATGCGCCGTCGTGACCTCGGAAAGGCCGGAGGAAGAGAATATGGTCGCGCCGTGGGAAAAATCGATTGGTGAGGCGGCCCGCCTCCGATGGGCGAAGGAGATCCTGAAAGGGTCTTCTCTCGCCACGGAGTTCCCCGACGTCGATTGCGGCATTCCACGGATGGTCGAAGTCCGGGCTGGGGGCGCCGCCGGCGCCGCGGAAGAACTCGCCCCGATCCGCTCCCCTCTTCGCGTCACCCTGGGCGGGGGGGAGAGGATACTGCCCAACCGGGACGAAGACCGGGGCGCGTTGCCGGCTCGCCTGACGGAGGCGATCGAGGCGCTCCGCGGGGAGGGCGACGTCGATCCCGCCGAACAGGCGCTCGTCCGGGAGATCGCCGGCTCCGATCGGGGGGGGCGGTTCTACCCGAATCTGTCCGGCGTTCTTCGGAGCGAGAATGTCTACCCGATTTCCTATATGAAACCGGAGGAGGGGATCGCCTACGTCCGGCTCGGCTTGGGCGTGGGAAACCGCGCCTCCATGGACGCGCTCCGCTTCTCCCCGGCCCACCCGGATCTGATGCCCGATTTCTCCACTCCCGAGGACATTTTGAGGAACTCGCAGAGGAAGTTCGCCGCCGTCGACCTCTCCGGCGGCGTGGAGGCTGCGGCGCCCGGAGGATCCGCCCGGTTCGATCTGGAGGCGGCCTATCGGGACGGCGCCCTCGCCCCGGTGGGGGGGATCTACTCCCGGGAGAACCGCATGGTCTACCCCGGCGTCCACCGGGAGGGGATCCGCCTGGTCACTTTCGCCCCCATGCTCCGGGGGGGCGCATTCCCGCTCGCCAAGCTGATGCGAGCCCTCCTGGATCTTTTCGGGGCCGCCGCCCCGGAGCCTCTCGCGATCGAGTTCGCGGTGGATCTGCGCGACCCGCGAAAGGGGGAGAGGCACCGATTCATCGTCGAGGGGATCGGTCCTTTGGACGAAGACGCCGGCGGGGGGACGACCGAAACGATCGAGGGGGACGCCGCGGCCGCGGATGTCCTCTGCTCCTCCACCGCCACGCTGGGGCACGGTCTTTTCACGGGCCTCCGGGATATCCTCTGCGTCTGTCCCGACCGTTTCGACGTCTCCCGCTCCCACGAGATCGCTTGCGAGGTGGGGGAGCGCAACGACCGCCTCGCCCGGGAAGAGCGCCCCTACGTGCTCATCGGTTCCGGCCGCTGGGGGACCACCGATCGCTGGCTCGGGATCCCCGTCTCCTGGGAGCAGGTCTCCCGCGCCCGAGTCCAGGTCGAGGCGGGCCTCGAGGATTTCAACGTCGAGTCCTCGCGG
The genomic region above belongs to Candidatus Eisenbacteria bacterium and contains:
- a CDS encoding glycosyltransferase family 39 protein: MYVDNGAPDLVLASFRPPLYPFFAGVIFKIFGDHPSAVVIAQHLFGVLSIVILFAAAKSLFNEAVARWAGALGTAYWVSMYWESQLYTESLFCFLFLLANYFVITAALKHGWKGVSRRAFMGGIFYGLAVLCRPAAVLALPLVVGWIVVLRAKNDRRALIPAAWILGGWILIMLPWWTRNYIVHGSFVPFVTSGGLNFWGGNHAAGAAKGIPAAWEIMKENPDGLSELEMDRWFYRDALDALIANPNRFPVALKNKILAYWWPLQRDIYQVPFRLLFPFFLIGLGASIRCFRKSSVLYLLILSQCAVSVLYNAHSRYRYSIDFYLLMIAAVGCVGLMNAAPTRRKWASPLSGLIILGLGLLFWAMERHALPLIRLWHLIPAALALVALGYLRTHHLSPCAPAVDQRVLLPDDPPA
- a CDS encoding YaiI/YqxD family protein, producing the protein MPDIYIDADGCPMKQETYRVAKRYGLKVVLVANSRMRFPGGDSIELVLVDDGLDAADDWIAEHVTDTDIVITGDIPLAARCIKKGAGVLGIRGHPFTEDSIGEALASRELLSHLREIGAVTGGPPVLCKKDRSRFLESLDNMIQNRLREK
- the typA gene encoding translational GTPase TypA gives rise to the protein MEIRNVAIIAHVDHGKTTLVDQILRQCHVFRTGQEVRERFLDSGDLERERGITITAKNFSIIHKGVRINLIDTPGHADFGGEVERVLKMADGVLLLVDAFEGPMPQTRFVLQKALQLNLKPVVVINKVDRPQSRPHEVLDEIFNLFIELEATDEQLDFRGVYAAGRDGWAVGELNEERRDLGPLLDMIVEHVPPPRVQEGPVQMLIAAVDHNDYVGRIGIGRVLRGTLRADDRVVLIKRDGSCVNDIVKQLFLFDNLGRRDVDEVVCGDICAVVGLEGVDIGDTLADREHPEPLPLIAVDEPTLTMNFMVNNSPFFGQDGRFVTSRQLRERLLREQDRDVALRVEDTTSPDTFKVSGRGILHLSILMENMRRQGFEFLVGQPRVIYKEIGGRKAEPVETLAVGVPNEHAGAIIEYAASRKGELVKMEQGETHCRLEFRIPSRGLIGFRSKMMRVTGGEIDMHHRFFQYEFFKGGLPQRVNGSIISMAEGTAVAFALDALQDRGRFFVEPGDRLYAGQIIGERAKEGDLVVNAQKAKQLTNLRAAGADRKMRIAPAVKMSLEESLEYLSPDEYVEVTPHHIRLRKSILSENERKKALKRMGTAGA